One region of Gilliamella sp. ESL0405 genomic DNA includes:
- the pmbA gene encoding metalloprotease PmbA — protein MSIDQIKKQAIKQKEHLSNVVADAIKQAKSRVDSVEVSINQATGINVSTRSGEAENVEFNSDGALGITVYQNQRKGSASTNDLTAQAISQTIDMAINIMQYTSPDPCSGLGDVESLAFNAPDLDLFYPSDLNVDKAIEQATLAEQMALNHSNLVSSDGGYFSSRYGVYVYGNSLGMLEGYCTSSHSLSCSVIAEQNGQMERNYAYTSSRDLDLLESAKWVGEQAAERTVSHLGAKQIATMQVPVLFAAEVAVGLIRHLCGAISGGAIYRKSSFLLDSVGKQIFPSWLTIFEDPHVLKGVGSSPFDSEGTKTVARNIIQDGVLQTYLLGNYSARKLGLATTGHAGGIHNWFVSPSQTDADFQAMLKKLDRGLLITSLMGQGVNNVTGDYSRGASGFWVENGQIQYPVNEITVAGNLRDMYQHIVAIGNDIETRSSIKCGSILIDNMSIAGK, from the coding sequence ATGAGTATTGATCAAATAAAAAAACAAGCTATCAAGCAAAAAGAGCATTTATCTAATGTGGTAGCTGATGCAATTAAACAAGCTAAATCCAGAGTTGATTCGGTTGAAGTGTCAATTAATCAAGCTACCGGCATTAATGTGAGTACTCGGTCAGGCGAAGCTGAAAATGTCGAATTTAATAGCGACGGCGCTTTAGGCATTACCGTTTATCAAAACCAACGAAAAGGCAGCGCCTCAACCAACGATCTTACGGCGCAAGCGATATCACAAACCATTGATATGGCGATTAATATTATGCAATACACCTCACCCGATCCTTGTTCGGGTTTGGGTGATGTTGAGTCATTGGCGTTTAATGCACCGGATTTAGATCTTTTTTACCCAAGTGATTTAAATGTTGATAAAGCGATAGAACAAGCAACCTTAGCGGAACAAATGGCGCTGAATCACTCTAATTTAGTCAGTAGTGACGGCGGTTATTTTAGCAGCCGATATGGGGTGTATGTTTATGGTAATAGTTTGGGGATGCTTGAGGGCTATTGCACTAGCTCTCACTCATTATCTTGTTCGGTCATTGCGGAGCAAAATGGGCAAATGGAGCGAAATTACGCTTATACCTCATCACGTGACCTCGATCTACTCGAGTCGGCGAAATGGGTGGGTGAGCAAGCGGCAGAGCGCACCGTATCGCATTTAGGCGCCAAACAGATTGCGACCATGCAAGTGCCGGTGCTTTTTGCTGCTGAAGTCGCTGTTGGGCTTATCCGGCATCTGTGCGGGGCGATAAGTGGTGGTGCTATCTATCGTAAATCCTCTTTTTTGCTAGATAGCGTTGGCAAGCAGATTTTTCCTTCATGGCTCACTATTTTTGAAGATCCCCATGTGTTAAAAGGTGTTGGTTCATCACCGTTTGATAGTGAAGGGACGAAAACAGTTGCGCGTAATATTATTCAAGACGGTGTATTACAAACTTACCTATTAGGTAACTATTCAGCTCGTAAGCTGGGCTTAGCCACTACCGGGCACGCCGGGGGTATTCATAACTGGTTTGTCTCGCCGAGCCAAACTGATGCCGATTTTCAGGCGATGTTAAAGAAATTAGATAGAGGCTTGCTCATAACTTCGTTAATGGGGCAAGGGGTAAATAATGTGACAGGCGATTACTCACGAGGTGCCAGCGGTTTTTGGGTCGAAAACGGCCAAATCCAATATCCGGTCAACGAAATTACCGTTGCCGGCAACCTGCGTGATATGTATCAACATATCGTTGCAATCGGCAATGATATTGAAACCCGAAGTAGCATTAAATGTGGTTCTATTTTGATAGATAATATGAGCATAGCCGGAAAGTAG
- a CDS encoding SulP family inorganic anion transporter: MEKATNKSIWQKILIWMPGLATMLHYKRHYFGNDVKAGLSVAAVSLPVSIAYAELTGVGAIAGLYSTILPLIVYALFGSSRQLIVGPDTATCAVVAAVVFPLAANDPILRWQLVVILTIMIGIWCIIAGKLHLGALADLLSQPILIGLLNGISITIMVDQLAKALGFRYDYSYLIERVVYFPFKISQIHLLTTFVSFLTLVILVGLKRIRPRYPAPLFAVVIMTFLSWLFNFDSYNVRIIGDVTSDFIPMESWIDFDKGLMRDLVVPSLNIAIICFVSMMITVRSFASKNNYETNADVEFKALGMANIAAGLSQGFVVSGTSSRTAVNDANGGKTQLVSIIAAIIIGLVVLLFLSPLKYIPTCVLGVILIYSSISLINFQTIKRFFKFDRDAFYLSLTTFISVLVIGIIPGMALAVLLGLFLFLRRVFRPKDQLLGMDESGRIHSIGQDVQPLKNTLIYRFNSPLTYFNIAYFKRRIISYIDESEEPINYVIVDAIPCFTYKDVSVLSGIDELVKSLKVRNVTLILSGRRKTLKNWFKQMNIKPDSHYLDFAYDLYFAVRLVQSKEHMENKTEDEIDDD; encoded by the coding sequence ATGGAAAAAGCGACCAACAAATCAATATGGCAAAAAATATTAATATGGATGCCCGGACTTGCTACGATGTTACACTATAAACGTCATTATTTTGGAAATGATGTTAAAGCCGGTTTATCAGTGGCAGCTGTCTCGTTACCGGTTTCTATCGCTTATGCTGAGCTGACGGGAGTCGGGGCGATTGCCGGATTATACTCAACCATTTTACCGCTAATTGTATATGCGCTTTTTGGATCGTCCCGACAATTAATTGTTGGTCCCGATACTGCAACGTGTGCTGTGGTCGCTGCCGTTGTGTTTCCTTTAGCCGCCAATGACCCAATATTGCGTTGGCAACTTGTGGTAATACTGACCATTATGATTGGGATTTGGTGCATTATCGCCGGTAAACTTCATCTTGGCGCATTGGCGGATTTACTTAGTCAACCTATTTTAATTGGTCTGTTAAATGGTATCTCTATTACCATAATGGTGGATCAGTTGGCTAAGGCGTTAGGTTTTCGCTACGATTATTCCTATTTGATTGAGCGAGTTGTCTATTTTCCATTTAAGATATCGCAAATTCACCTGTTAACAACGTTCGTCTCGTTTTTAACTTTAGTGATTTTAGTTGGCTTAAAACGGATAAGACCCCGTTATCCGGCGCCACTTTTTGCCGTTGTAATTATGACTTTCCTTTCATGGTTATTTAACTTTGACAGTTACAATGTTCGCATAATCGGTGATGTGACCAGTGATTTTATCCCAATGGAATCTTGGATTGATTTTGATAAAGGATTGATGCGGGATCTGGTGGTGCCGTCGCTCAATATCGCTATTATCTGTTTTGTGAGTATGATGATAACCGTGCGTAGTTTTGCCTCGAAAAATAATTATGAAACCAATGCCGATGTCGAATTTAAAGCATTAGGAATGGCCAATATTGCTGCCGGTTTATCGCAAGGTTTTGTGGTCAGTGGCACATCTTCCCGAACAGCCGTTAACGATGCCAATGGCGGTAAAACGCAACTGGTTTCAATTATCGCCGCTATTATTATTGGTCTTGTGGTATTACTGTTTTTATCACCCTTAAAATATATCCCAACTTGCGTTTTAGGCGTGATTTTGATCTACTCTTCGATTTCGCTAATTAACTTTCAAACCATAAAGCGCTTTTTTAAATTTGATCGTGATGCGTTTTACCTGAGTTTAACAACATTTATTTCGGTGTTAGTTATTGGCATTATTCCTGGCATGGCGTTAGCGGTATTGTTAGGGCTGTTTTTATTTTTGCGCCGAGTATTTAGACCAAAAGATCAGCTATTAGGTATGGATGAAAGCGGCCGAATTCACTCAATCGGGCAAGATGTACAGCCGTTAAAAAACACCCTTATTTATCGTTTTAATTCGCCGTTGACCTATTTTAATATCGCTTATTTTAAACGCAGAATTATTAGTTATATTGACGAGTCTGAAGAGCCGATTAATTATGTTATAGTCGATGCTATCCCTTGTTTTACCTATAAAGATGTTAGCGTATTATCCGGCATTGATGAGCTAGTGAAATCATTGAAAGTGCGAAACGTGACATTAATCTTATCCGGTCGACGAAAGACGTTGAAAAACTGGTTCAAACAGATGAATATTAAACCGGATAGTCATTATCTGGATTTTGCTTATGATCTCTATTTCGCCGTTCGATTAGTCCAAAGTAAAGAGCATATGGAAAACAAGACCGAAGATGAAATCGATGATGATTAA
- the yjgA gene encoding ribosome biogenesis factor YjgA: protein MNNNQETNLAPNFDPDSTDEEIIYVSKSEIKRDAEALKKLGIELINLSKNEIAKIPLDEDLLYAIELAQKIKKEGYRRQVQYIGKLLRSRDIEPITQALDKLKNRHNQQVAMLHKLEKLRDDLIQTGDAETIIGLFPSADRQQLRTFARLAKKELEANKPPKTARQIFQYLKELSDAE from the coding sequence ATGAACAACAATCAAGAGACAAATCTAGCGCCAAATTTTGATCCAGACAGTACTGATGAGGAAATTATTTACGTCAGTAAAAGCGAAATAAAAAGAGACGCTGAGGCACTTAAAAAACTGGGTATTGAACTGATCAATCTGAGCAAAAATGAAATTGCCAAAATTCCACTCGATGAAGATCTCCTTTACGCTATTGAGTTAGCCCAAAAAATCAAAAAAGAGGGATACCGAAGACAAGTTCAATACATTGGTAAACTTTTGCGAAGCCGTGATATCGAACCCATTACACAGGCACTCGATAAACTGAAGAATCGTCACAATCAACAAGTTGCCATGCTGCATAAACTTGAAAAGTTGCGTGATGATCTGATTCAAACCGGCGATGCCGAAACGATTATAGGTCTATTCCCCTCAGCTGATAGACAACAGTTACGCACATTTGCCCGTTTAGCAAAAAAAGAGTTAGAAGCGAACAAACCACCTAAAACAGCGAGACAGATTTTTCAATACCTAAAAGAATTGAGCGACGCAGAATAA
- a CDS encoding CinA family nicotinamide mononucleotide deamidase-related protein: MKQRTNSIRIEMLSTGDEVLYGQILDSNAAWLSDFLFHEGILITARHTVGDNLHQLSQTLQERTLCNDILIVNGGLGPTSDDLTAQAAANANNEMLQLNQQWLMHIENYYLSRGKTMPASNVKQAMLPQSASVIDNPIGTACGFKMQINGCQVFFTPGVPREFQEMMRLSILPQIKSTFPILEKPLCYRLTTMGRTESDLASEIEQKLDIPSNIVVGYRAAMPIIEIKLTGFEHLQNQMDQIWAQIKQIVADNLLYEGVLAEHGEVGLAEVVAKLLHETNQTLIVIEQQSAGMIGYQLFQSDAPVVKSEVVPILTVDPESYLLQALKQQQADIALGIVNFREKNSQFMLMIATAKQVCTFNLKYTGRVYNRSVEQRIFSAIALDSLRRFLLKMPEIVGKNAWLDIIN, from the coding sequence ATGAAACAGCGAACAAATAGTATTAGGATTGAAATGCTTAGTACCGGTGATGAGGTTTTATACGGCCAAATCCTCGATAGCAATGCCGCTTGGCTTTCTGATTTTTTATTTCACGAAGGTATTTTGATAACCGCTCGTCATACTGTTGGCGATAACTTGCATCAATTGAGCCAGACACTACAAGAACGCACTTTGTGTAATGATATCTTGATTGTTAATGGCGGGCTGGGACCAACCAGCGATGATTTAACAGCGCAAGCCGCTGCAAACGCTAATAATGAGATGTTGCAACTTAATCAACAGTGGTTAATGCACATTGAAAATTACTATTTAAGCCGTGGCAAAACCATGCCAGCTAGCAACGTAAAGCAGGCGATGTTGCCGCAAAGTGCGAGCGTCATTGATAATCCGATAGGCACCGCTTGTGGGTTTAAGATGCAAATTAATGGCTGTCAGGTATTTTTTACCCCCGGCGTACCGAGAGAATTTCAGGAGATGATGCGCCTTTCAATCTTGCCACAGATAAAATCGACATTTCCAATCTTAGAAAAGCCACTGTGCTATCGGTTAACTACTATGGGACGAACAGAGAGTGACCTTGCCAGCGAAATCGAACAAAAGCTCGATATTCCGTCCAATATTGTGGTTGGTTATCGTGCCGCTATGCCGATTATTGAAATCAAGCTAACCGGCTTTGAGCATCTGCAAAACCAAATGGATCAAATATGGGCACAAATCAAACAGATTGTTGCCGACAATTTACTTTATGAAGGCGTATTGGCTGAGCATGGCGAGGTCGGTCTTGCTGAAGTGGTTGCAAAATTGTTGCATGAAACTAATCAAACTTTGATTGTGATTGAGCAGCAATCGGCCGGCATGATTGGCTATCAATTGTTTCAATCTGATGCACCAGTTGTGAAATCGGAAGTTGTCCCCATATTAACTGTAGATCCCGAAAGTTATTTGTTACAAGCTTTAAAACAACAACAGGCCGATATCGCATTAGGCATTGTTAATTTTAGAGAAAAAAACAGTCAATTTATGTTAATGATTGCAACCGCAAAACAGGTATGCACATTTAATTTAAAGTATACTGGTCGAGTATACAATCGATCAGTTGAGCAACGGATATTTTCTGCAATCGCTTTAGATAGCTTGCGTCGATTTCTATTAAAGATGCCCGAAATTGTTGGAAAAAATGCTTGGTTAGACATAATCAACTAG
- the ppa gene encoding inorganic diphosphatase translates to MGLLNVPAGKELPDDIYVVIEIPANADPIKYEVDKDTGAVFVDRFMATAMFYPCNYGYINHTLSLDGDPVDVLVPTPYPLQPGSVIRCRPVGVLKMTDEAGSDAKLVAVPHTKLSKEYDHIKDVDDLPELLKSQIKHFFEQYKALEKGKWVKVDGWDNADAARKEIIESYERAKNK, encoded by the coding sequence ATGGGACTTTTAAATGTACCAGCAGGTAAAGAATTACCAGATGATATTTATGTTGTGATCGAAATTCCGGCCAACGCTGACCCGATCAAATACGAAGTTGATAAAGACACCGGTGCTGTTTTTGTTGACCGTTTTATGGCAACAGCTATGTTTTACCCATGTAACTACGGTTATATCAATCACACATTATCACTAGACGGCGATCCTGTTGACGTATTAGTTCCGACTCCTTACCCATTACAACCAGGTTCAGTGATTCGTTGTCGACCTGTAGGCGTATTAAAAATGACTGACGAAGCAGGTAGTGACGCTAAATTAGTTGCTGTTCCACACACCAAACTTTCAAAAGAATATGATCACATCAAAGATGTTGATGATTTACCGGAATTATTAAAATCGCAAATCAAACACTTCTTTGAGCAATACAAAGCGCTTGAAAAAGGTAAATGGGTTAAAGTCGACGGTTGGGATAATGCCGATGCAGCTCGTAAAGAGATTATTGAGTCTTACGAAAGAGCCAAAAATAAATAA
- the rpoZ gene encoding DNA-directed RNA polymerase subunit omega yields the protein MARVTVQDAVEKIGNRFDLVLVAARRARQLQVENKSPLIPEENDKETVVALREIEDGLVNKQILDTADFQARQDEEAEVRSTLHESVLLENTPSYE from the coding sequence ATGGCACGTGTAACTGTCCAAGATGCAGTAGAAAAAATTGGTAATCGCTTTGATCTCGTTTTAGTTGCGGCACGCCGTGCTCGTCAATTGCAAGTCGAAAATAAATCACCCCTTATCCCCGAAGAAAACGATAAAGAAACCGTGGTTGCTTTACGTGAAATCGAAGATGGACTTGTTAATAAACAGATTTTAGATACTGCTGATTTCCAAGCGCGTCAGGATGAAGAGGCTGAAGTACGTTCAACACTTCACGAGTCAGTTCTTTTAGAAAATACTCCCTCGTACGAATAA
- a CDS encoding cold shock domain-containing protein → MNKKTGQVKWFNESKGFGFITPADGSKDVFVHFSAISGDGFKTLAEGQQVEFAIQDSPRGPAAAEVVVI, encoded by the coding sequence ATGAATAAGAAAACAGGCCAAGTAAAATGGTTTAACGAAAGTAAAGGTTTCGGTTTTATTACCCCAGCCGATGGTAGCAAAGACGTATTTGTTCACTTCTCAGCTATCTCTGGCGATGGATTTAAAACCTTAGCCGAAGGACAACAAGTCGAATTTGCGATCCAAGATAGCCCTCGAGGACCAGCAGCGGCTGAAGTTGTTGTTATCTAA